The proteins below come from a single Oerskovia jenensis genomic window:
- a CDS encoding DUF6286 domain-containing protein: protein MSAPSAPPTRTIPAPARSPRAGLALTSWAFVLALVLLAVAVLAGQAAFVAARGQGTSWYASLADALDGLEPETWVGVVGVLVALVGLWLLWQAVRPRPRTTQRVAAASGVHLRSADVARWVNATARDVPGVLDTRTSVTRRAVRVTVRSTGSPDILSDVRDEVTRQLAALERPPRLTVRPSEGQRP, encoded by the coding sequence ATGAGCGCACCCTCAGCACCCCCCACCCGGACGATCCCCGCACCGGCCAGATCGCCGCGGGCCGGTCTCGCCCTGACCTCGTGGGCGTTCGTCCTGGCGCTCGTGCTGCTCGCCGTCGCGGTCCTCGCCGGGCAGGCCGCGTTCGTGGCCGCCCGCGGGCAGGGCACGAGCTGGTACGCCTCCCTCGCGGACGCCCTGGACGGGCTCGAACCCGAGACGTGGGTCGGGGTGGTCGGCGTGCTCGTCGCCCTGGTCGGTCTCTGGTTGCTCTGGCAGGCGGTCCGCCCCCGTCCGCGCACGACCCAGCGCGTCGCGGCGGCCAGCGGCGTCCATCTCCGCTCGGCCGACGTCGCCCGCTGGGTGAACGCCACGGCCCGCGACGTACCGGGCGTCCTCGACACCCGCACGTCCGTGACGCGACGCGCCGTGCGGGTCACGGTCCGGTCGACGGGCTCCCCGGACATCCTCTCCGACGTTCGCGACGAGGTCACCCGCCAGCTCGCGGCGCTCGAACGACCGCCGCGCCTGACGGTGCGACCCAGCGAAGGGCAACGACCATGA
- a CDS encoding Asp23/Gls24 family envelope stress response protein: MSEQSTPTTSGTSSRPGDLGPGRSPRESGERTSALASEHGSTTIADQVVAKIAGIATRNVQGVYAVGGGAARAFGAIREYIPGSGSDTTSGVHVEVGERQAAVDLDLVADYGVSIADLAQAVRRSVITSIERMTGLEVTEVNIDVNDVHLPDDDAEPSPDRPSRRAQTADSGEGEDGGGRVR, from the coding sequence ATGAGCGAGCAGAGCACACCCACCACCTCCGGCACGTCCTCACGTCCCGGGGACCTCGGGCCCGGACGGTCGCCACGCGAGAGCGGCGAACGCACCTCGGCGCTCGCCTCCGAGCACGGCAGCACGACGATCGCGGACCAGGTCGTCGCCAAGATCGCGGGCATCGCGACCCGCAACGTCCAGGGCGTCTACGCCGTGGGCGGGGGAGCGGCCAGGGCCTTCGGCGCCATCCGCGAGTACATCCCGGGCAGCGGCAGCGACACCACCTCGGGCGTCCACGTCGAGGTCGGGGAGCGTCAGGCTGCCGTCGACCTGGACCTCGTCGCGGACTACGGGGTGTCGATCGCCGACCTCGCCCAGGCGGTCCGCCGCAGCGTGATCACCTCGATCGAACGCATGACCGGGCTCGAGGTCACCGAGGTCAACATCGACGTCAACGACGTCCACCTGCCCGACGACGACGCCGAGCCGAGCCCCGACCGTCCCAGCCGGCGCGCGCAGACCGCGGACAGCGGTGAGGGCGAGGACGGTGGCGGGCGGGTCCGATGA
- a CDS encoding Asp23/Gls24 family envelope stress response protein has protein sequence MSDPSTTRPPLAEGWATRPTVEATDAPERGVLRVADRVVEKVARAAVLGVPGVAPDAATAGTVGRALGRAYPHVTCSRAGDRARVVLEIALVWPAPAADVARRVCDAVTDQLRGLAGVHVDEIRATVARIVDPSDVVGPSGSAKERRVR, from the coding sequence ATGTCTGACCCGTCGACCACCCGGCCGCCCCTCGCCGAGGGGTGGGCCACGCGCCCCACGGTCGAGGCGACCGATGCCCCGGAACGGGGGGTGCTGCGCGTCGCCGACCGGGTCGTGGAGAAGGTCGCTCGCGCGGCCGTGCTCGGCGTCCCCGGTGTCGCGCCCGACGCGGCCACCGCGGGAACGGTGGGCCGAGCCCTGGGCAGGGCCTACCCGCACGTCACCTGCTCACGCGCCGGCGACCGGGCCCGCGTCGTGCTCGAGATCGCCCTGGTGTGGCCGGCCCCGGCCGCGGACGTCGCCCGCCGGGTCTGCGACGCGGTGACCGACCAGCTCCGGGGCCTCGCCGGGGTGCACGTGGACGAGATCCGCGCGACCGTCGCGCGCATCGTGGACCCGTCCGACGTCGTCGGGCCCAGCGGTTCGGCCAAGGAGCGACGAGTCCGATGA
- a CDS encoding DUF2273 domain-containing protein — MSVSTIGLLTGILLAIAAILGGFWGFVLAVVLGGIGWVVAAQIEGRIDLGAAFRGRGHV, encoded by the coding sequence ATGTCTGTGTCCACGATCGGTCTGCTGACCGGGATCCTGCTGGCGATCGCCGCGATCCTCGGAGGGTTCTGGGGCTTCGTCCTCGCCGTGGTCCTCGGCGGCATCGGATGGGTCGTCGCGGCCCAGATCGAAGGGCGCATCGACCTCGGCGCCGCCTTCCGCGGCCGCGGCCATGTCTGA